Proteins encoded by one window of Arachis ipaensis cultivar K30076 chromosome B04, Araip1.1, whole genome shotgun sequence:
- the LOC107635167 gene encoding putative RNA-binding protein Luc7-like 2 has product MDAIRKQLDVLMGANRNGDVREVNRKYYDRDVCRLYLVGLCPHELFQLTKMDMGPCPKVHSLQLRKEYEEAKAKGTDNYDRELEDVIDKLIGECDRKIGRALKRLEDEDAKAAIAISVSEVTQTPEVLELSKEIKEKLKEADQYDLEGKTDLKIRALEVVEELRTKRADKQSMLMLDAFNKDRASLPQPLPNPPPLAPIPVAAPDPRTQEMINEKLKKAEDLGEQGKVDEAQKALEEAEALKKLPARQEPVVDNSNSSKYTAADVRITDQKLRVCDICGAFLSVYDSDRRLADHFGGKLHLGYMQIREKLAELQEERTKSRKSLDDRRSKERSRDREPSRDRDRGDSRERGRDYDRRSRDRDRHHDRDRGYDRERDRDYDRSRRRRSRSRSRERSRDYDRHRRYDRY; this is encoded by the exons ATGGATGCCATAAGGAAGCAGCTGGACGTGTTAATGGGAGCAAATCGGAACGGTGACGTCAGAGAGGTCAACCGCAAGTACTACGATCGAGACGTCTGCCGCCTCTACCTTGTCGGTCTCTGCCCACATGAACTCTTCCAGCTCACC AAAATGGATATGGGTCCATGCCCCAAGGTTCACTCCTTGCAGCTTCGGAAAGA ATATGAGGAAGCAAAAGCGAAAGGGACAGATAATTATGACAGGGAGTTGGAGGATGTTATAGACAAGCTCATTGGTGAATGCGATAGGAAGATTGGTAGAGCTCTGAAGCGTCTTGAGGATGAAGATGCAAAAGCGGCAATTGCAATTTCAGTTTCTGAAGTTACTCAG ACTCCTGAGGTGCTTGAGTTGTCAAAAGAAATCAAGGAGAAGTTAAAAGAAGCTGATCAATATG ATCTTGAAGGCAAGACAGATCTCAAGATTCGTGCTTTAGAGGTTGTGGAAGAACTTAGAACTAAAAGAGCAGACAAGCAG TCCATGCTCATGTTAGATGCCTTTAACAAAGACAGGGCATCTTTACCTCAACCTCTGCCAAATCCACCTCCTTTGGCTCCCATTCCTGTTGCTGCTCCTGATCCTCGAACTCAAGAGATGATAAATGAGAAGTTGAAGAAAGCCGAGGACCTTG GCGAGCAAGGAAAGGTTGATGAGGCGCAAAAAGCATTGGAAGAAGCCGAAGCACTTAAGAAG CTTCCGGCAAGGCAGGAGCCTGTAGTGGATAATTCAAATTCTTCAAAATATACAGCTGCTGATGTGCGGATT ACTGATCAGAAGCTACGCGTGTGTGACATATGTGGAGCATTTTTGAGTGTTTATGACAG TGATCGCCGCTTAGCTgatcattttggagggaaactcCATTTAGGGTATATGCAGATTCGAGAGAAGTTAGCAGAACTCCAG GAGGAGAGGACCAAGAGCCGGAAGTCACTTGATGACAGGAG ATCAAAAGAAAGGAGTAGGGATCGTGAGCCAAGTAGGGACCGTGATCGAGGTGACAGTCGTGAACGAGGGCGAGACTATGATCGTAGGAGCAGAGACCGCGATAGGCATCACGACAGAGATCGTGGATATGATAGAGAACGTGACAGAGACTATGATCGATCAAGACGTCGGAGGTCCCGCTCAAGATCACGAGAGAGATCCAGGGACTATGATCGCCACAG GCGCTATGATCGGTACTAG
- the LOC107638097 gene encoding uncharacterized protein LOC107638097 — MHSHPGLLLMSIMGGGSTAGGSSVRSPSSWNRSRTQMKSRRSALPEWCGCGCRPVLRWSGTDSNPNKPFYGCPNYNTSGKRWCGLFVWADSVNEEQVEKSESCGDEVKINVDWRLRRLEEDVQMQKVMTQLLVLALCVLTVLLVILYCK, encoded by the exons ATGCACTCTCATCCGGGGCTGCTACTCATGTCGATAATGGGTGGAGGTAGCACTGCAGGTGGAAGCTCTGTTCGTTCCCCATCTAGCTGGAACCGGAGTAGAACGCAAATGAAGAGCAGAAGATCGGCCCTGCCAGAATGGTGCGGCTGTGGCTGTAGGCCAGTTCTCAGATGGTCTGGCACAGATTCAAATCCGAATAAACCGTTCTATGGCTGCCCCAATTATAAT ACAAGTGGGAAGAGATGGTGCGGGCTTTTTGTGTGGGCAGATTCTgtgaatgaggaacaggttgaaaAGTCAGAATCGTGTGGTGATGAAGTGAAGATCAACGTTGATTGGAGGCTTCGAAGGTTGGAGGAGGATGTCCAGATGCAAAAAGTGATGACCCAGTTGTTAGTGTTAGCTCTGTGTGTATTGACAGTGTTGTTGGTGATCCTGTATTGTAAATGA
- the LOC107638098 gene encoding protein TIC 20-II, chloroplastic: protein MASIPLLLRSTFLKPQPQTLTQTHQRQFSPLPILKTKRIPQNGTVSTRTTTCSYTSPPPTERLISIAAYTLPFFNSLQYGRFILSANPNLAVLFDPLFPLYSLYRSLPYASFIAFFALYLGIVRNTSLSRYVRFNAMQAVTLDVLLVVPLLIQRILAPGRTGLGFQVMVWSHNALFVFSVVCFVYSVVTCVVGRTPTLPFVADAASRQI, encoded by the coding sequence ATGGCTTCCATCCCTCTCCTCCTCCGCTCCACCTTCCTCAAACCCCAACCCCAAACCCTAACCCAAACTCACCAGCGACAATTCTCCCCTCTCCCAATCCTCAAAACGAAAAGAATCCCCCAAAACGGCACCGTATCGACCCGAACAACAACGTGCTCATACACATCACCGCCACCAACAGAACGGTTAATCTCAATCGCCGCATACACGCTCCCATTCTTCAACTCACTCCAGTACGGACGGTTCATCCTTTCCGCAAACCCCAACCTCGCCGTGCTCTTCGACCCACTCTTCCCTCTTTACTCGCTCTACCGCTCTCTCCCATACGCCTCCTTCATCGCCTTCTTCGCTCTCTACCTCGGAATCGTGAGGAACACCTCCCTCTCCCGCTATGTGAGGTTCAACGCAATGCAGGCCGTGACGCTCGACGTTCTCCTCGTGGTGCCGCTTCTCATTCAGCGCATCCTCGCTCCCGGTCGAACCGGGTTAGGGTTCCAGGTCATGGTGTGGTCCCACAACGCTCTCTTCGTTTTTAGTGTTGTGTGTTTTGTTTACAGTGTGGTTACTTGTGTTGTGGGACGAACTCCCACCTTGCCTTTCGTTGCTGATGCTGCTTCACGGCAAATCTGA